A genomic region of Sulfobacillus acidophilus DSM 10332 contains the following coding sequences:
- a CDS encoding 4-hydroxyphenylacetate degradation bifunctional isomerase/decarboxylase,HpaG2 subunit (PFAM: Fumarylacetoacetate (FAA) hydrolase family~TIGRFAM: 4-hydroxyphenylacetate degradation bifunctional isomerase/decarboxylase, C-terminal subunit~COGs: COG0179 2-keto-4-pentenoate hydratase/2-oxohepta-3-ene-1 7-dioic acid hydratase (catechol pathway)~InterPro IPR012684:IPR002529~KEGG: aac:Aaci_0337 4-hydroxyphenylacetate degradation bifunctional isomerase/decarboxylase,HpaG2 subunit~PFAM: Fumarylacetoacetase, C-terminal-like~PRIAM: 5-carboxymethyl-2-hydroxymuconate Delta-isomerase~SPTR: 4-hydroxyphenylacetate degradation bifunctional isomerase/decarboxylase,HpaG2 subunit;~TIGRFAM: 4-hydroxyphenylacetate degradation bifunctional isomerase/decarboxylase, C-terminal subunit), with product MRSGRIWVDGRIEWVNDDHGQVVSADGRRWDPNQVAWMSPIDPRNIIGLALNYGGHAAELGLEQPSEPALFFKPTSAVIGAGHPVRYPVGATHCHYETEVAVVIGRPCRGVAPEHALEYVLGYTIANDFTCRDFIRNTFRPPVRAKGFDTFLPLGPWLVSPDEVGDPDQLTIITRVNGEVRQTGNTRHLIYAIPEIIAHLSSFMTLAPGDVILTGTPDGISPVVPGDVMACEIENLGVLMNPVVADHATFGEEQA from the coding sequence ATGCGCAGTGGACGGATTTGGGTCGACGGCCGGATCGAATGGGTGAATGATGACCACGGACAGGTGGTTTCCGCCGACGGCCGCCGATGGGATCCGAATCAAGTGGCGTGGATGTCGCCGATCGATCCGCGGAATATCATCGGCTTAGCCTTAAATTACGGCGGGCATGCGGCCGAACTGGGGCTGGAACAACCGTCGGAGCCGGCACTCTTTTTTAAACCGACATCGGCCGTCATCGGTGCGGGGCACCCTGTGCGCTATCCCGTCGGCGCTACCCACTGCCATTACGAAACCGAGGTCGCGGTCGTCATCGGGCGACCATGTCGGGGCGTGGCACCCGAGCACGCGCTGGAGTATGTTCTCGGGTACACCATTGCGAATGATTTTACCTGTCGTGACTTTATCCGCAACACATTCCGGCCACCGGTGCGAGCCAAGGGATTCGATACGTTCTTGCCTTTAGGTCCCTGGCTGGTGTCCCCTGACGAGGTGGGCGACCCCGACCAGCTGACCATCATCACCCGGGTCAATGGCGAAGTCCGTCAAACCGGGAATACCCGCCATTTAATCTATGCCATTCCCGAGATTATCGCCCATTTGTCGTCTTTTATGACGTTGGCGCCGGGCGACGTGATTTTGACGGGGACCCCCGACGGGATTTCGCCGGTGGTACCAGGGGACGTGATGGCCTGTGAAATCGAAAACTTAGGAGTCCTCATGAATCCGGTTGTGGCAGATCACGCGACTTTCGGAGAAGAACAGGCATAA
- a CDS encoding amino acid/amide ABC transporter ATP-binding protein 1, HAAT family (PFAM: ABC transporter; Branched-chain amino acid ATP-binding cassette transporter~COGs: COG0411 ABC-type branched-chain amino acid transport systems ATPase component~InterPro IPR003593:IPR003439~KEGG: ppd:Ppro_1674 ABC transporter related~PFAM: ABC transporter-like~PRIAM: Monosaccharide-transporting ATPase~SMART: ATPase, AAA+ type, core~SPTR: ABC transporter related) → MLSVERVSVVFGGVQALTDVSFEVAPGEIWGIIGPNGAGKTTLFNVLSGLIAVNRGRIRFAERDITQWPSYRRALAGMSRTLQTPQVFDQITVHDNVMAALLSRMPGRLLAAAVRWPATWRAERQAVREAAILLQNSLLGSEIGTVAGDLSFGHQRVLEIYRAWAMNPQVILLDEPLSGLTESERQVVLQLVKQMAAEGRAVLWVEHHLPSVLEVAHRILVLADGQVVAVGEPAQIQQNETVRRVYLGEESPRVVSDR, encoded by the coding sequence GTGTTATCGGTAGAACGAGTCTCGGTGGTATTTGGCGGGGTACAGGCATTGACCGATGTATCCTTCGAGGTTGCACCCGGGGAAATATGGGGCATTATCGGCCCCAACGGGGCGGGGAAGACCACGTTATTTAACGTGTTATCCGGCCTGATAGCGGTCAATCGGGGGCGGATCCGGTTCGCCGAGCGAGACATTACCCAATGGCCCAGCTACCGACGGGCATTGGCGGGGATGAGCCGGACGCTACAAACCCCGCAGGTATTTGACCAGATTACGGTACACGATAATGTCATGGCCGCGCTTTTATCGCGAATGCCGGGTCGGTTATTGGCCGCTGCAGTGAGGTGGCCGGCAACATGGCGAGCCGAGCGCCAAGCCGTACGTGAGGCGGCTATCTTATTGCAAAATAGCTTGTTGGGTTCCGAGATAGGGACGGTAGCAGGAGATTTATCCTTTGGCCATCAACGGGTTCTAGAAATTTATCGAGCCTGGGCCATGAATCCACAGGTCATTTTATTGGATGAACCTTTGTCCGGCTTGACCGAAAGCGAACGGCAGGTCGTATTGCAATTAGTAAAGCAGATGGCAGCCGAGGGGCGTGCCGTACTTTGGGTCGAACATCATTTGCCAAGCGTTTTGGAAGTGGCCCATCGTATCTTGGTATTGGCGGATGGGCAGGTCGTGGCGGTGGGTGAGCCGGCTCAAATTCAACAAAACGAGACGGTACGCCGTGTTTATCTTGGAGAAGAGTCGCCGCGGGTCGTCAGTGACAGATAA
- a CDS encoding Dihydrodipicolinate synthase (PFAM: Dihydrodipicolinate synthetase family~TIGRFAM: 2,4-dihydroxyhept-2-ene-1,7-dioic acid aldolase; dihydrodipicolinate synthase~COGs: COG0329 Dihydrodipicolinate synthase/N-acetylneuraminate lyase~HAMAP: Dihydrodipicolinate synthase~InterPro IPR005263:IPR002220~KEGG: tmr:Tmar_1821 2,4-dihydroxyhept-2-ene-1,7-dioic acid aldolase~PFAM: Dihydrodipicolinate synthetase~SPTR: 2,4-dihydroxyhept-2-ene-1,7-dioic acid aldolase;~TIGRFAM: Dihydrodipicolinate synthase subfamily) — MPSIQERLRGSITPVVTPFTADNRVDHEALKSLIEWQIASGSHGISVTGTTGEPSSLSLEEREAIFRTTVETVNHRVPVLLATGSTNLEETLRLTHTAEQLGADAALVIVPYYNRPSQEGLFQYFTTVAASTTLPIVLYNIPGRTATNLEPATLKRIGLKAPNVIGVKESNRDFEQVTKVLHMMGRDFLVYSGIEALCYPMLALGGAGHISATANILPREVADLYNLTARGEWEKARDLHYYLYPLNDALFWETNPGPVKAALGMMGKIYPRLRLPLAPISDAHRQGLREILMQYGLSLREEAP, encoded by the coding sequence TTGCCGTCAATTCAAGAAAGGCTTAGAGGCTCGATTACCCCCGTCGTGACACCATTTACGGCGGATAATCGAGTGGACCACGAGGCGCTTAAATCCCTCATTGAATGGCAAATCGCATCCGGCAGTCACGGGATTTCGGTAACCGGGACTACGGGTGAACCGAGCTCGTTAAGCCTAGAAGAACGGGAAGCCATTTTTCGGACCACTGTGGAAACCGTAAACCATCGGGTTCCGGTCCTTTTAGCCACCGGCAGCACCAATCTCGAGGAAACCCTCCGGTTGACCCACACGGCGGAACAATTAGGGGCGGATGCCGCGTTAGTGATCGTGCCGTATTACAACCGACCGAGCCAAGAAGGCCTGTTCCAATATTTCACCACCGTGGCCGCCTCGACCACACTGCCGATCGTCCTCTATAACATTCCGGGCCGAACGGCGACCAATTTGGAACCCGCTACATTAAAACGGATTGGTCTTAAAGCGCCCAATGTGATTGGCGTGAAGGAATCTAACCGGGACTTTGAGCAAGTGACCAAAGTGCTGCATATGATGGGACGCGATTTTTTGGTCTATTCGGGAATCGAGGCGCTCTGCTATCCCATGCTGGCCCTTGGCGGGGCCGGGCACATCAGCGCCACCGCGAACATTCTACCGCGGGAAGTGGCCGACTTATATAATTTGACCGCTCGTGGCGAATGGGAAAAAGCTCGGGACCTTCATTATTATCTTTATCCCTTAAACGATGCGCTTTTTTGGGAGACCAACCCCGGGCCGGTAAAAGCGGCTTTGGGCATGATGGGAAAAATCTATCCGCGTTTGCGATTGCCCTTAGCACCGATTTCTGATGCCCACCGACAAGGTCTTCGGGAGATCTTGATGCAATATGGCCTCTCGCTCCGAGAGGAGGCACCCTGA
- a CDS encoding amino acid/amide ABC transporter membrane protein 1, HAAT family (PFAM: Branched-chain amino acid transport system / permease component~COGs: COG0559 Branched-chain amino acid ABC-type transport system permease components~InterPro IPR001851~KEGG: sti:Sthe_2799 inner-membrane translocator~PFAM: Bacterial inner-membrane translocator~SPTR: Inner-membrane translocator), whose translation MLALLWQILLTGLGTGAIYALLATGFSLIYKETGIINFAQGEFAMIGAMGLWTGESRGWGLPWALASALVAAIVVGLLIARLVMYPARQAKPLTLIFITLGLDTALRGLATLIWGVNPVAVNPFWGSGSVHLAGAVLSRQYLGIFGGAILLAGLLYLFLERTMVGRGMTAAMDNPVAAQLFGMDPFKFSLYTWGLAALIGAAGGALLAPITTANANMGLNLGLSGFVGAIIGGIDSLPGAALGGLLLGVINAVTSGFISSAWADGISYLVLFMVLLVRPQGLLGQSVDHRV comes from the coding sequence ATGCTGGCGTTATTGTGGCAAATTTTATTAACCGGACTTGGCACAGGGGCGATTTACGCGCTGTTGGCGACAGGATTTTCCTTGATATATAAGGAAACCGGCATTATCAATTTTGCCCAGGGCGAGTTTGCCATGATTGGTGCAATGGGACTATGGACGGGGGAGAGTCGGGGATGGGGCCTACCCTGGGCTTTGGCGTCGGCTCTGGTCGCGGCAATCGTTGTCGGGCTTTTGATTGCTCGACTGGTCATGTATCCTGCCCGTCAGGCGAAACCCCTGACCCTGATTTTTATCACGTTGGGCCTCGACACCGCATTACGCGGTTTGGCGACTTTGATATGGGGGGTTAACCCGGTGGCGGTTAACCCCTTCTGGGGGAGCGGAAGTGTACACCTGGCGGGAGCTGTATTAAGTCGCCAATATCTGGGGATTTTTGGGGGTGCTATTTTGCTGGCAGGGTTGTTGTATCTCTTTTTGGAGCGGACGATGGTGGGTCGCGGCATGACGGCCGCCATGGACAACCCTGTCGCGGCACAACTTTTTGGAATGGATCCGTTCAAATTCAGTCTATACACCTGGGGATTGGCCGCGCTGATTGGGGCGGCGGGGGGAGCGTTGTTGGCCCCGATTACGACGGCTAACGCCAACATGGGGCTTAATCTGGGACTTAGTGGATTTGTAGGGGCAATTATCGGCGGGATTGATAGTTTGCCGGGTGCGGCATTGGGGGGGTTATTGCTGGGGGTCATTAATGCCGTGACTTCCGGGTTTATATCGAGCGCTTGGGCCGACGGGATTAGCTATTTGGTGCTGTTTATGGTGTTGCTGGTGCGTCCTCAAGGATTGCTCGGACAGTCGGTGGATCATCGAGTGTAA
- a CDS encoding Sulfate-transporting ATPase (PFAM: ABC transporter~COGs: COG0410 ABC-type branched-chain amino acid transport systems ATPase component~InterPro IPR003593:IPR003439~KEGG: saq:Sare_3373 ABC transporter related~PFAM: ABC transporter-like~PRIAM: Sulfate-transporting ATPase~SMART: ATPase, AAA+ type, core~SPTR: ABC transporter related) gives MQLEVDNIATIRGRVQVLHRVSLHVSPGEVVALLGPNGAGKSTLLGTLMGLYSTPTGRVLYGGQDITRLPMHLRVARGVAIAPERRQLFPHLTVEDNLRLGAFHRRRTSVRWETELQAVWDLFPGLVKHRRRLAGWLSGGEQQMVSIGRALMVRPGLLLLDEPSLGLAPVIVREVFDALSRLRREGLTILLVEQNIHYALELASRAYVLSQGQIVFEGSRDEAHKALQQGYLTVG, from the coding sequence ATGCAGTTAGAAGTGGACAATATTGCAACGATTCGAGGGCGAGTCCAAGTTTTACATCGGGTTTCACTGCACGTGTCACCCGGTGAAGTGGTGGCCCTATTAGGCCCCAATGGGGCAGGGAAATCGACTTTACTCGGAACGCTCATGGGTCTTTATTCGACACCGACAGGGCGGGTGCTCTACGGGGGACAGGATATTACGCGGTTACCCATGCACCTGCGGGTTGCTCGGGGGGTGGCGATCGCGCCCGAGAGACGTCAGCTTTTTCCGCATCTTACGGTAGAAGATAACTTGCGTCTGGGAGCCTTTCACCGTCGGCGGACTTCCGTGCGCTGGGAAACCGAACTACAAGCCGTGTGGGACTTGTTTCCGGGATTAGTCAAACACCGTCGGCGATTGGCCGGCTGGTTATCGGGGGGAGAGCAACAAATGGTATCGATTGGACGGGCGTTAATGGTTCGCCCGGGATTACTGCTGTTGGACGAACCCAGTCTCGGGTTGGCCCCGGTGATCGTACGGGAAGTGTTTGATGCGTTGAGTCGGTTACGCCGTGAAGGCCTCACCATTTTATTGGTGGAACAAAACATTCATTATGCGTTAGAGTTGGCGTCCCGAGCGTATGTTTTGTCGCAGGGACAGATTGTTTTTGAGGGCTCCCGGGATGAAGCCCATAAAGCCCTGCAACAGGGCTATTTAACGGTGGGGTAA